Part of the Rhizophagus irregularis chromosome 4, complete sequence genome is shown below.
GAGAGCGTAATTCACGAGTTTGATCCTTGGTTTAATTACAGAGCAACGCGATATCTAGTTTCAACCTCTTTTTATGAGTTTTGGAATTGGTTCGACGAGCGTTCATGGTATCCATTAGGTCGTGTTGTAGGGGGAACTGTTTTTCCAGGTTTGATGGTAACTTCGGCTACCATCTACAACATTCTCCATGCGCTTAATTTTCCTGTAGATATTCGTAATATCTGTGTCTTGCTCGCTCCAGCATTTTCAGCCTTTACTGCCATATCAGCATATCTTTTAACAGCTGAAATAAAAGACTCCTCAGCTGGTCTTTTGGCCGCTGCTTTTATTGGCGTAGCTCCGGGTTACATTTCGCGATCCGTTGCTGGTTCTTATGACAATGAAGGCATAGCAATATTTTTGCTTATGTTCACATTTTATCTATGGATTAAAGGGCTTAAGGAAGGATCTGCTTTTTATGGTGCTTTAACCgcgttattttatttttatatggtaGCTGCATGGGGTAATTATTAAGACTAAAAAACGATATTTTTTCAAGTTATTTCCcatttatattgatttcatCTTATTCTTTACAGGTGGTTATgtttttataatcaatttaattccCCTTCATGCATTTGTGTTAATATTAATGGGAAGATTTTCATCTAGACTATATGTAGCATATTCATCTTTTTATGTTCTTGGTACATTAATGTCAATGCAAATTCCATTCGTTGGGTTCCAGCCCACTCGAACAAGTGAACATATGGCAGCTTTGGGTAAACCATTTCTTTTCATATATTTCTCTTTTACGTCttttaatctttatatttaaaaactaaaaatatttgtatttcaaAGGTATATTTggtatattacaaataattgcTTTTGTGGAACTTGTAAGAACTCATCTTGCTTCAAAGATTTTATTCAAaagttttattgttttttcattCGTTGCCATGTTTTCTGCTTTGGTATTATTAACTCTGGGTGGATACATTGCACCATGGACTGGCCGTTTTTATTCTTTATGGGATACAGGATATGCAAAGAAATACATACCAATTATTGCATCAGTTTCAGAACATCAACCAACTGCATGgccttctttcttttttgatttggAAATgcttattttcctttttcctGTTGGAATATATTTATGTTTCCGCGAACTAAGAGACGAAcacgtttttgtaattttgtatgGAATTACTGCATCATACTTTGCTGGTGTTATGGTTCGTTTGATGTTAACATTGACGCCGATTGTATGCGTAACAGCAGCTGTTGCTGTTTCACGTTTATTGGATTTATATCTTGACATAAGTAATTTGGAAACGGATCGATCAGTAGATAGATCAGAATCAGATATCAAAGGAAAACATAAAAAGCCTAAAGAAGGTGGATCTCGTTCATCACTCAACCAGTCTAAATCATTTGGAATTAAGGGCTTTGATACTCGTGCTATAGTTcttattaatttctatttctttttggtCATTTTTGTTTGGCACTGTACTTGGGTTACATCTAATGCATATTCGTCACCATCAATTGTTCTTGCATCAAGTCATCCTGATGGAacacaatttattattgatgattttagaGAAGCTTATTATTGGCTTAGAAAAAATACCGATTATAACTCAAAAGTGATGTCTTGGTGGGATTATGGATATCAAATTGCTGGTATGGCAGATCGTACTACTTTAGTAGATAATAATACTTGGAATAATACTCATATTGCTACAGTTGGAAAAGCTATGGCTTCTTCTGAAGAAGTTGCTTATCAAATTATGAGAAGACATGACGTTAATTACGTTTTAGTTATTTTTGGTGGGCTATTGGGCTATTCAGgtgatgatattaataaatttctttggaTGATAAGGATTGCCGAAGGTGTTTATCCCGATGAAGTAATAgaagcaaatttttttacttctcGTGGTGAATATAGAGTAGATGATGAAGCTACTCCAACAATGCGTAACagtataatgtataaaatgagttatcataattataatgaacTTTTTGGTGGACAAGGTCAGGATCGCGTTAGAGGTGCTCGATTACCttctgaaaaaattaaattaagtacACTTGAAGAAGCTTACACGACTGAAAATTGGATTGTAAGAATTTACAAAGTAAAGGAATTAGATAATTTAGGACGTAGTTTGGAACAAGCGGCTGCATTTGATTCAGGTAAAAAAAGACGCCGAACGAAAACTAAAAAGAAGTCAACAAAAAATGCAACAAATGgataatctttaattaaaaatggaggtttaattttttgatttgctTATTCAAATTACTACAATATCTATTGTACAGATTTATTTAAGTTCTatgaattctttctttttaaaaaaaaaattattattttaatacaatcacactcaaaaacaaaatatacaatcctatatttaataaattaataaaatactaatacagtaataaattatgttgCAGCGGAGCTATCTTCCAAATTAGAATTCTGTTGTGCTTCCATTTGTTGGAAATAAGATTCCCATAAACTAATTATCTGAATAAATagatgtaaatataaaatgcttatcctcaaaataataaaaaataaccatTTTAACTTACCTCCTTTTGGGTTTGAACCACTGACTCTAAAAAAGCTTCAACACCATTTTTAAAATCCTCCACTTTTTCCTTATCAAATCTATCTAActcatttttaataagtttagaTACTTCCTCGAACTCATTTTTACAATCTTCAACCTTATGCTCAGCCTAAGATTAGGATATAAttgtttaagaaataattattcaagGATAAAAATCAAAGCAAATATATACCTCAGCAATTTGAGTTAGCATTCTATCTTGACTGAATCTTCCTTGGGATTTTGATCTTTCATAATTGGCTTTTTTCTTTTGCAAATCGGAAATGGAATTTTGCCACGTCTGATGAACTTTAGCGCGTGAATTAAATGCaacctttattaaatttttaaaaatgtaaattattttttaaaaaaaagaaaaagaaaaaagaaataaaaccttcattaataaaaaatagtatatacgAACTTTAATCGATGCAATTATACGAATGTACTCTCCTACAGTATTTTCTAATGTAAGGACATCCTGACGTGCctaatatgatattaaaagctttaggaattttttttccaatttgcaaTGTATCTTTtgctttaaaattaataacaagAAACCTGTTTTTCATGTAACTCCTTGATTTTTTGCTGTAAATTTCctaaaattgttatattacTGGCCAATGATTTGTTCAGCTCAGCACCAGCCAAGGACAATAAACTGTTCCCAAAGTCAACTGTTGCACTACCTAAATCTAAAATaaccaatatttatttaatatcattatatctAATTAACtaatgaaatatgaaattaataccTTTGCGTTGTTTGACTATTGCCTCAACTGATTTTAGCAATGTTTTCAGCTGTGATTCTAGAATGTCTAATTGATTTCTTCGACTTTCAAACCACTGAAATTAATGTCTTGTCAATCaatgttgataaaatttaaaattataaaagttaattaataacTCACTTCATCTGTTTCagtaaatttgttaaaagtAGCTGCATTCGACATTGCCTCGCCTAGCGATTTTAAAACGCCTTTAGATTCATCTTGATTTTTCCGTTTaacctaaataaaattattaaaattcttcgCAAAGAatacatattttcttttttaaaaaaaattaatacttacATCAATGGTAAAAGTGTCAGActccaaaaataattttaaatctgGATCACGATATAATTTAGGATGAGAAGTAATTCTATTCAAACATTTTTCAAGAGCTTGGCGTCGATTTTCCACGAATTCATCTTGAAACCGACCTAgcgataattaaaaaaaaaaatattattagaatttatatgctaaagaaaaatttatttttttactcttatttaatgaaaataccaATAGCGTGCTTTTCTGGTATAGGAGGAACAATGACACCAGGATTTCCAAGAGTTAACCGATTATAGAGCCATAAGAAATCGCGATATCGTCTTAATACAGTAAATTCTCGACTTCTGAAAGCCGTAGACGTAGTCTAATTATGcaataagttaaaataaaatcataaataaatttaccctTGATagttctaataaaattcgtaCCCGTGTTCTGActctataaattatatgtgcaCTGATAGGATCACCAATTTTTTGAGGGTCTTCAACCGTGATTTTAAATGTTGGTATTGAGCCATCAGtctaagaaaataataatatttagaattCATGTTTACAGTACAATTCAAACTCACAGGCTTCTTACCTTACTCGAATTATCAACACTTGCTAAAAATCGATCATTATGAACTCTTCTGGTGGCAGTCTCATCAAAGGACTCTTCACCGCTACTTTTTTCAGTAATATGGCTCTCAGTGGAAGCTGACGAAGCAGCATCTATTCCTTTTATGGAAGATACGTCTACATCTTCGAATTCCCTTTCAAGAAGTTTGGAAGAATATATTGAAGCTTGAGGATCATAATCGGAGAGAGTTTGAGAGCTTTCTAAAGGGTCTATTGAACTAGGCACACCATTTTTGTTTATACGACTATTTAAAGTGTTATGATCGATTACTCTAGTGTCAGAGGATCCCTCCGATGCGACCAAAGGTGATATTACATCATGAAATGGATTAGAAACATCCATTTCACTTAAAGTTTCGGATATAGTATTGCCTGAAGGCTTATTTATAAGGTCATCAAAGTTGTTTTCAAATTCTACATTAGCCATCTTTCTGACTATAAAACTCCAACTTTGAATTGCTCGCGTCGAAAGATATGCAGATCCTTAGAAATC
Proteins encoded:
- a CDS encoding oligosaccharyl transferase stt3 subunit; the protein is MVLGLDVQNQAALLKVVILGLISFVAIASRLFSIIRFESVIHEFDPWFNYRATRYLVSTSFYEFWNWFDERSWYPLGRVVGGTVFPGLMVTSATIYNILHALNFPVDIRNICVLLAPAFSAFTAISAYLLTAEIKDSSAGLLAAAFIGVAPGYISRSVAGSYDNEGIAIFLLMFTFYLWIKGLKEGSAFYGALTALFYFYMVAAWGGYVFIINLIPLHAFVLILMGRFSSRLYVAYSSFYVLGTLMSMQIPFVGFQPTRTSEHMAALGIFGILQIIAFVELVRTHLASKILFKSFIVFSFVAMFSALVLLTLGGYIAPWTGRFYSLWDTGYAKKYIPIIASVSEHQPTAWPSFFFDLEMLIFLFPVGIYLCFRELRDEHVFVILYGITASYFAGVMVRLMLTLTPIVCVTAAVAVSRLLDLYLDISNLETDRSVDRSESDIKGKHKKPKEGGSRSSLNQSKSFGIKGFDTRAIVLINFYFFLVIFVWHCTWVTSNAYSSPSIVLASSHPDGTQFIIDDFREAYYWLRKNTDYNSKVMSWWDYGYQIAGMADRTTLVDNNTWNNTHIATVGKAMASSEEVAYQIMRRHDVNYVLVIFGGLLGYSGDDINKFLWMIRIAEGVYPDEVIEANFFTSRGEYRVDDEATPTMRNSIMYKMSYHNYNELFGGQGQDRVRGARLPSEKIKLSTLEEAYTTENWIVRIYKVKELDNLGRSLEQAAAFDSGKKRRRTKTKKKSTKNATNG